The genome window GGATTTGGTCGAGAATGCGCTTTCCATCCACCTCATAGACCAGGTCTTTCAAGATGATGGCGCTCATGGTAGCTGCACACGACCGGTAAGAAGTGGAGTAAGAAACACATCGGCCACGAAGATGAGCAGTACGCACCAGACCACCGAAGAGGTGGTTGCTCGCCCTACTCCGGTCGCTCCCCCTTGAGTCCGCAACCCCTGCTGGCAGGCCACCAGCCCCACAATGGCTCCAAAACAGATCGATTTGATAAGGCCATTGATAAGGTCAAAGGGCTTAACGTAGGTATAAATCGAGTTGATGTAGTCTACATGAGGTACGCCACGCAGACCGGCGAACAGATACCCCCCATAGATACCTGCCCCATCGGCGAAAACGATTAGTAACGGCAGCATGGTGATACAAGCAAGCAAACGTGGCAAAACAAGGTAGCGCACGGGTGAAACGGCCATGGCCCGCAGTGCATCCACCTGTTCGGTCACCACCATGGTGCCAATTTCGGCGGCAATGGCAGCTCCCACACGAGCAGCAAAAGCCACGCTGCCGAGCACCGGCCCCAGCTCGTTGAGGAAGGCGTAGGCAATAGATCCTCCCACAAACCCGGTATAACCCACAGAAAGGGAGATATTGGCCACATAGTAGGCAAACACGGCGCCGGTGGCCGACGCGATCACCACAACGATCCAGATCGAGTCGGAGCCGAGCGAGGCCATCTGCACTACCAGGTCACGCAAGGCAAGCCCCCCTCCTAGCAGCGCCCGCGCCGATTCGGCCGCAAGGGTAGCGTTGTCACCGACAAAGGCAAGCCCTGCTTGCAACAGAGAAAGAATGCGTGACGGTTTTGTTGGGGTACCCTCTTCCTTGGTTATTGCCCTCTGCATGACGCAAGTATACCCTGCAGGATGCGGCAATGGCCGTTGGAAAGCCACCTATCGAGTTTTACGCCTCAGCAGCCTGTTTGGTGGCAGCAGGAAACCGGCTTCGGAGGAGACGAGTCGTTCCCCATTTTTTACTAAACCGAAACGCGCCCACTTCCGTATGCTATACTAAAGCGAAGTGCTTTTGTACAAAAGACTAACGATGGCGTTTGCTCTTTGGAGGAACCGATGGCTAGACCGCACGAACCCGAGATCATAGTGTTACATGAGCAGCCCTCCGCCTTCCCACGCCGCCTCGGACTTATCTTCCTCATCGCCTTTCTTGTGCTTTTTGGTCTCTTTCTCGTGTTGCACAACTTTGTGCCGATCTATACCGATTGGCTTTGGTTTAGAGAGGTGGGCTATCCGCAGGTTTTCTTCACCGAGGTGATCTCGAAATCGCTGCTCTACTTTGCAGCGGCCTTCCTCTTTTTTGTTATCTTCTTCACCAGTGTTGTTGTTACGATCAATAGCACCCCCGACGTCTTTTGGAGCCAACTGGTTCAACGGCTCGGAAGCAGCCAGAAGCCGGTTTTGCCGCGCCTCCTTCGGCGCATCGCTTTCGTTGTGGCTCTTATCCTCTGTTTGTGGGCAGGACGATCGGCTTCGGATGAGTGGAACGATTGGTTGCTGTTTACTCACGGCATGCCGTTTCATCAGCTCGACCCGTTATATCACAAAGATATCGGTTTCTATGTGTTCCAACTGCCATTTTTGAGCTATCTTCAAGGCTTTTTTATGATCACCTTTCTGGTTGCGCTAGCAGCGGTTATCGGCATTGGCTACTTGGAGCGCGCGCTTAATGCCCGCCCCGAAGGGGGTCTACCGCAAAGCGCTCTACGGCCTGCCATCGTGCTTATTGCCCTACTTGCGCTCACCCAGGCGTTTGGCACGCAACTCGGAGCCTATGGCCTTCTACAGCACGACAACGGCATCTTCGTGGGCGCCGACTACGTGGACGTACACTACCGCCTTTTTGCCATTCATGTCGAGATAGTCTT of Chthonomonas calidirosea T49 contains these proteins:
- a CDS encoding MlaE family ABC transporter permease; the protein is MQRAITKEEGTPTKPSRILSLLQAGLAFVGDNATLAAESARALLGGGLALRDLVVQMASLGSDSIWIVVVIASATGAVFAYYVANISLSVGYTGFVGGSIAYAFLNELGPVLGSVAFAARVGAAIAAEIGTMVVTEQVDALRAMAVSPVRYLVLPRLLACITMLPLLIVFADGAGIYGGYLFAGLRGVPHVDYINSIYTYVKPFDLINGLIKSICFGAIVGLVACQQGLRTQGGATGVGRATTSSVVWCVLLIFVADVFLTPLLTGRVQLP